From the genome of Tachysurus vachellii isolate PV-2020 chromosome 2, HZAU_Pvac_v1, whole genome shotgun sequence, one region includes:
- the tvp23b gene encoding Golgi apparatus membrane protein TVP23 homolog B encodes MLKMDSNEDVSLFDAEEESAKNTRKSKIKHPVASFFHLFFRFGAILVYLLCELISSSFIACMVSIILLLSCDFWTVKNITGRLLVGLRWWNQVDEDGNSHWVFESRKMSGNERSTSLPSDAESRIFWFGLIICPVLWIIFTFSTLFSFRIKWLAVVLMGVILQCANLYGYVRCKVGTSSNLKNLATNYLGNQLLRQAVSKQDIS; translated from the exons ATGCTAAAGATG GACTCTAATGAAGACGTGTCGTTATTCGATGCTGAAGAGGAATCTGCAAAAAATACACGCAAGTCAAAAATCAA acatcCCGTGGCTTCGTTCTTCCACCTGTTCTTCCGTTTCGGAGCGATCCTGGTCTATCTTCTGTGTGAGTTGATCAGCAGCAGCTTCATCGCCTGTATGGTctccatcatcctcctcctGTCATGTGACTTCTGGACTGTTAAA aacaTCACAGGTCGGTTGTTGGTGGGTCTACGCTGGTGGAACCAGGTTGATGAAGATGGAAACAGTCACTGGGTGTTTGAGTCTAGAAAG atgagtggGAATGAGCGCTCGACGTCTTTGCCGTCTGATGCAGAATCTCGGATCTTCTGGTTTGGTCTGATCATCTGTCCTGTGCTGTGGATCATCTTCACCTTCAGCACACTCTTCTCCTTCAGGATAAAATGGCTG gctgtgGTGTTAATGGGCGTGATTCTGCAGTGTGCTAATCTCTATGGTTACGTTCGGTGCAAAGTTGGAACCAGCAGCAATCTAAAGAACCTGGCTACAAACTACCTGGGAAATCAGCTCCTCAGACag gctGTGAGTAAACAGGACATATCCTGA
- the LOC132861643 gene encoding uncharacterized protein LOC132861643 → MEKWTDEDVQALLNIYAEENIQKEFESSARNAKVYQKISARLDELGIRHSAQRCREKIKKMKQDYKKIKDHNLVNGSSRRSGKWFERLDAILGHRGQETDCGHTKGCEDTRGHGDTRDCRDTRGRGDTSGCVDTRGCGDTKDCVSVLLEPLTEEEEEEEEETVSFTEDDQYSQLSFASPAAHSRPTCPPPTEPRPPGPRAGKRKRDGDVLKVMRQLEEEQMEALRQDYEQRERHFQLLLQHIKEEITVRQEEAARARRQQGEFQQGVLTLLTQLVHVLAGRNVPSSSSPPLD, encoded by the exons ATGGAGAAGTGGACTGATGAAGATGTACAGGCTCTGCTGAACATCTACGCAGAGGAAAACATTCAGAAAGAGTTCGAGTCTTCGGCCCGGAACGCGAAAGTGTACCAGAAGATTTCAGCTCGTCTGGATGAGCTGGGGATCAGACACAGTGCACAGCGCTGCAGGGAGAAGATCAAGAAGATGAAGCAGGATTATAAAAAGATTAAAGATCATAACCTTGTCAACGGATCCAGCCGCCGCTCtgggaagtggtttgagcgTCTGGACGCGATCCTGGGACACCGGGGACAGGAGACGGACTGTGGGCACACAAAGGGCTGTGAGGACACAAGGGGCCATGGGGACACAAGGGACTGTAGGGACACAAGGGGCCGTGGGGACACAAGCGGCTGTGTGGACACAAGGGGCTGTGGGGACACAAaggactgtgtgtctgtgctgctgGAGCCGCTcactgaggaggaagaggaggaggaagaggagacgGTGTCCTTTACTGAGG ATGATCAGTACTCACAGCTCAGCTTCGCTTCCCCTGCGGCCCACAGCAGACCCACCTGCCCCCCACCCACTGAACCACGTCCCCCAG GTCCACGTGCAGGGAAAAGGAAGCGTGATGGAGACGTGCTGAAGGTGATGAGGCAGCTGGAGGAGGAGCAGATGGAGGCTCTGAGGCAGGATTACGAGCAGAGAGAACGTCACTTCCAGCTGCTGCTGCAGCACATTAAAGAGGAGATCACTGTGAGGCAGGAGGAAGCGGCTCGGGCCAGACGGCAGCAGGGGGAGTTTCAGCAGGGGGTCCTGACGCTCCTCACTCAGCTGGTTCACGTCCTCGCTGGCAGAAACGTCCCGTCGTCCTCGTCCCCGCCCCTCGACTAA
- the LOC132861536 gene encoding tripartite motif-containing protein 16-like protein: MMEVEGNSTPCSSSLDQKDQNGTAGNGPSSDMKQTEEKIQKIALEEPGESAGQREDGALCVDDVLCDSCIESPRKAKKSCLTCLVSYCEDHLRPHLEKEKFQSHRLVEPLKDVDTRMCETHNIPLELYCCVETCCVCQKCVSEQHHGHETLSITEARQKLEKELQDKQTGLVKTMTAAENSINKLQSCILSVEACVCEVRAVLQQQVSTLQVGVEEVRAELTKMLEAEQKHTQGQVCEARLCVEQRCAELKREHTHLEKLNKNKNSIDFLQEYSQWRKTSLDVSLPEVCVTQTDRLQSFSRIITQTTQELCDTLLTTYRNSLKEFCTDDKSDQLSVHPLSPVRQDCTLPEPQSRDDFLKYSSSLTFDGDTVHQFLRVTESGRKLTNTTPWQHSYPEHPERFVHWKQALAAQSFSSGRHYFETDVSGAGVHVGVTYVGIPRNSDQNEACLTGSCVSWCIQWSGRGFSAWHAGVETPLKAPKATRLGVYMDFGCGTVAFYSVGGEAERGVELLHQYEAELREPLYTAVFLEKKENVVVLVEPGEELPLKSPSPPCSPP; the protein is encoded by the exons ATGATGGAAGTAGAAGGAAACAGTACGCCGTGTTCCAGCAGCCTGGATCAGAAGGACCAGAACGGCACTGCAGGGAACGGTCCATCTTCAGATATGAAACAAACAGAAGAGAAGATCCAGAAAATTGCCCTGGAAGAACCAGGAGAAAGTGCAGGTCAGAGAGAGGATGGAGCTTTGTGTGTGGACGACGTGCTGTGTGACTCATGTATCGAAAGTCCACGCAAAGCCAAGAAGTCCTGCCTGACGTGCCTGGTTTCATACTGTGAGGATCACCTAAGGCCACATCTGGAGAAGGAGAAGTTTCAGAGCCACCGGCTGGTGGAGCCTCTGAAAGACGTGGACACGCGCATGTGTGAGACGCACAATATCCCACTGGAGCTGTACTGCTGCGTGGaaacatgttgtgtgtgtcagaagtgtgtgtctgagcagcACCATGGACACGAAACCCTGTCCATCACAGAGGCACGACAAAAACTTGAG AAAGAGCTCCAAGATAAACAGACAGGTCTTGTGAAGACGATGACAGCAGCTGAGAACTCCATCAACAAACTGCAGAGCTGTATTCTCTCTGTAGAG gcatgtgtgtgtgaggtgcgGGCTGTGCTCCAACAACAGGTGAGCACTCTGCAGGTGGGGGTGGAGGAGGTGAGGGCGGAGCTTACCAAGATGTTGGAGGCggagcagaaacacacacaggggcagGTGTGTGAAGCTCGGCTGTGTGTGGAGCAGCGCTGTGCTGAACtaaagagagaacacacacaccttgaaaaactaaacaagaacaagaacagcATCGACTTTCTGCAG gaATACTCTCAGTGGAGAAAGACAAGCCTGgatgtgtctctgcctgaggTTTGTGTCACTCAGACGGATCGTCTTCAGTCGTTCAGCCGCATCatcacacaaaccacacaggAGCTGTGTGACACACTGCTCACGACATACCGCAACTCACTCAAAGAGTTCTGCACTG ATGATAAATCGGATCAGCTCAGTGTTCATCCTCTCAGTCCTGTACGGCAGGACTGTACGCTGCCTGAACCGCAGAGCAGAGATGACTTCCTCAAAT ATTCATCTTCGTTGACGTTTGATGGTGACACGGTGCACCAGTTCCTGCGTGTGACTGAGAGCGGCAGGAAGTTAACCAACACCACGCCCTGGCAGCACAGCTACCCTGAGCACCCCGAGCGATTTGTGCACTGGAAGCAGGCGCTGGCGGCTCAGAGCTTCTCTTCAGGGCGCCATTACTTTGAGACAGACGTGAGTGGCGCGGGTGTTCATGTAGGCGTGACCTATGTGGGCATCCCACGCAACAGCGACCAAAACGAGGCGTGTCTCACAGGCAGCTGCGTCTCCTGGTGTATTCAGTGGAGTGGGCGTGGCTTTTCGGCTTGGCACGCTGGTGTGGAAACCCCCCTGAAAGCCCCCAAGGCAACCAGGCTGGGCGTGTACATGGATTTCGGGTGTGGCACCGTGGCGTTTTACAGTGTGGGTGGAGAAGCTGAAAGAGGGGTGGAGCTGCTGCATCAGTACGAGGCGGAGCTAAGAGAGCCGCTCTACACCGCCGTGTTCCTCGAAAAGAAGGAGAacgtggtggtgctggtggaaCCAGGAGAAGAACTCCCTCTCAAGAGCCCTTCACCTCCATGTTCTCCACCCTGA